From Arcticibacter tournemirensis, one genomic window encodes:
- a CDS encoding RNA polymerase sigma factor, with protein MGEAELHQLIAGCLKQDRKDQKVLYKAFYGFAMSICLRYAGNRYEAAEIMNNGFFKIFTHLDKYSHDKPFKAWMGKIMTNTAIDYYRSNLKMANTDGLEKAEDIGHDDFPDKKLRYDDLLAMVQQLPNAYRTVFNLYAIEGYSHEEIGEMLGISAGTSKSNLFKARDKLKRMVLQADSIGGNASGDSYTTIVAINPINLSVTFFNNGIFK; from the coding sequence ATGGGCGAGGCAGAACTACATCAACTAATAGCAGGCTGCTTAAAGCAGGACCGAAAGGATCAGAAAGTGCTTTATAAGGCATTCTATGGATTTGCGATGAGCATATGCCTTCGTTATGCAGGTAATCGTTATGAAGCGGCTGAAATTATGAATAATGGCTTTTTTAAAATTTTCACGCATCTTGATAAGTACAGTCATGATAAGCCCTTTAAAGCATGGATGGGGAAGATTATGACGAATACGGCAATAGATTATTATCGGAGCAATTTGAAAATGGCGAACACTGACGGCCTTGAAAAAGCTGAAGATATTGGTCACGATGATTTTCCGGATAAAAAATTACGTTATGACGATCTGTTGGCAATGGTTCAGCAACTTCCTAATGCCTATCGTACAGTATTTAATCTTTATGCTATTGAGGGATATAGTCATGAAGAAATAGGAGAAATGCTTGGTATTAGCGCTGGAACGTCTAAGTCTAATTTATTTAAGGCACGGGATAAATTGAAGCGAATGGTCTTGCAAGCTGATTCTATTGGTGGAAATGCAAGTGGTGATTCCTACACAACTATAGTTGCCATTAATCCAATTAATTTAAGTGTTACTTTTTTTAACAACGGGATATTTAAATGA
- a CDS encoding outer membrane beta-barrel protein, whose amino-acid sequence MKTPDENKIDRQFREGLNSSEGNAEFREEDWTVLEKMMNESRPRKNSVIWLYVVSAGIAAVFLLFLILPFLKPVTTVSNRVNKVVGVQHRKSNKPLGKTYAEPPRALSPTNEKKEVDSKNNIEKAVVFERLPFSEISRAYMAGIGRDSNTSAFTGSKISLDSIIPESTPVFAGVEPEKADALDIAADSREERKAATSKVPRISLAVITAPDVNGVNSFANGQVGVNAGIQLSLQLSPKWSLSTGMGYAVKPYKIGSEQFKAGDYSYSYGNRQTDNVVANCKVLDVPVNVNYQFFRNGKSTFSLGTGLSSYFMLREKYTFNYTDNSEYTYRVSNQNKHILGVLNLNATYQREVSKSLNLIMQPYLKLPLTDIGNEGIDLRSVGVAFGVGWNINSRRKQ is encoded by the coding sequence ATGAAGACTCCTGACGAAAATAAAATAGATCGCCAGTTCAGAGAAGGACTAAACAGCTCTGAGGGGAATGCTGAATTTCGTGAGGAGGATTGGACGGTACTGGAGAAAATGATGAATGAAAGCCGGCCCCGTAAAAACAGTGTAATTTGGTTGTATGTTGTCTCAGCTGGTATTGCTGCTGTATTTCTCTTGTTTTTAATTCTTCCTTTTTTAAAACCAGTTACAACAGTCAGCAACCGGGTTAATAAGGTGGTCGGCGTACAGCATAGAAAAAGTAATAAGCCGTTAGGTAAAACCTATGCGGAACCCCCGAGGGCCTTAAGTCCGACGAACGAGAAGAAGGAGGTTGACAGTAAGAATAACATTGAGAAAGCAGTAGTATTTGAGCGGTTGCCGTTTAGTGAAATATCCAGGGCTTATATGGCAGGGATAGGCAGGGATTCAAATACCAGCGCGTTTACAGGAAGTAAAATATCGCTCGACAGCATTATTCCTGAGTCTACTCCTGTCTTTGCAGGCGTTGAGCCAGAGAAGGCAGATGCATTGGATATAGCAGCGGACAGCCGCGAGGAGAGGAAAGCAGCGACCAGCAAAGTTCCACGTATTTCCCTGGCTGTTATCACGGCCCCTGATGTAAATGGCGTCAATTCGTTTGCGAATGGGCAGGTAGGAGTAAACGCAGGAATACAATTGTCGCTGCAATTATCGCCTAAGTGGAGCCTCTCGACCGGGATGGGATATGCAGTTAAACCTTATAAGATTGGCTCCGAGCAATTTAAAGCAGGCGACTATTCTTACTCTTATGGCAATCGTCAGACGGACAATGTGGTTGCTAACTGCAAGGTTCTTGATGTTCCTGTTAATGTCAATTACCAATTTTTCAGGAACGGAAAAAGTACGTTTAGCTTGGGCACAGGATTATCGTCCTATTTTATGCTTCGCGAGAAATACACGTTCAACTACACAGATAATAGCGAGTACACTTATCGGGTATCGAACCAGAACAAACATATATTAGGAGTGCTGAACCTGAATGCTACCTATCAGCGCGAAGTAAGTAAAAGTTTGAACTTAATAATGCAGCCCTATTTAAAGCTACCCTTAACTGATATTGGTAACGAAGGAATAGATCTAAGGTCGGTAGGAGTAGCTTTTGGCGTGGGGTGGAACATTAATAGCCGAAGAAAACAATAG
- a CDS encoding YceI family protein: MKYIAFILLAGFGMNQAGGESYVSKNARISLYSKAPLEDIEAVSGKGVSVLNTTTGAVAFTVPIKSFQFDKSLMQEHFNENYMESDKFPNASFKGKIQEKFDVSKEGTYPVRAIGILDVHGVKQSRTIPGTIIVNKNTVRLTSEFTVQCKDHKIEIPRLVFQKIAESIQVKVSTDYTNYQK, from the coding sequence ATGAAATATATCGCTTTTATTTTGCTTGCCGGATTCGGGATGAATCAGGCAGGAGGGGAGAGCTACGTCTCAAAGAACGCACGTATCAGCCTCTATTCCAAGGCTCCGCTTGAAGATATCGAAGCGGTGTCGGGAAAAGGTGTGTCGGTACTCAATACCACTACCGGAGCCGTTGCTTTTACAGTCCCTATTAAGTCCTTCCAATTCGATAAGTCACTTATGCAGGAGCATTTCAACGAGAACTATATGGAAAGTGATAAGTTTCCCAACGCTTCATTCAAAGGAAAGATTCAGGAGAAGTTCGATGTTTCAAAAGAAGGAACATATCCGGTTCGCGCCATAGGCATATTGGACGTTCATGGCGTAAAACAAAGCAGGACCATTCCGGGCACCATTATCGTAAATAAAAATACCGTGAGACTGACTTCAGAGTTCACTGTCCAATGTAAAGATCACAAAATAGAGATACCGCGACTGGTTTTCCAGAAGATTGCCGAAAGTATTCAGGTAAAGGTTTCCACTGATTACACTAATTATCAAAAATAA
- a CDS encoding DUF5777 family beta-barrel protein codes for MRKTLISMLLLVSTAALAQEADSTSTDSIMNALVDKDKAEPVIASFKSTRLILTSTTETIKKNNLNFMVVHRFGDVAGSGGGAETLWGLDNSSDIYIGFEYGLRDNLDITFGRSKYEQLLDLGLKYNVLKQTSDNSVPFAATLIASIGLKPYKVTTNVFDDYSNRLSYFYQAIISRKFSSRFSLEIAPSFLRNNLPFPYIAGNERNIFSLSAAGRLKVTKRMGIVVDYAHPFSKFRNDSEAPKFYDPSAAGIEIETGGHVFTLNFSNAQAISPINYLADTESKWTDGQYRIGFTITRVFDFNRGHKSTYK; via the coding sequence ATGAGAAAAACGCTGATATCTATGCTCCTGCTTGTATCGACAGCTGCGCTGGCGCAGGAAGCCGATTCTACATCAACTGATTCTATTATGAACGCTTTAGTCGATAAGGACAAGGCAGAGCCGGTAATAGCATCATTTAAATCTACAAGGCTGATTCTGACCTCAACTACTGAAACTATAAAGAAAAATAACCTAAACTTTATGGTAGTTCACCGCTTTGGCGATGTTGCCGGATCTGGGGGCGGGGCAGAGACCTTGTGGGGGCTGGATAATTCTTCCGATATTTATATTGGCTTTGAGTACGGCCTTAGGGATAACCTGGATATTACATTTGGCCGGAGTAAGTATGAACAGCTGCTTGATCTGGGACTGAAATATAATGTTCTTAAACAAACGTCGGACAACAGTGTGCCTTTTGCTGCTACACTTATTGCGTCTATTGGACTAAAACCTTACAAGGTAACTACAAATGTCTTTGACGATTACTCAAACAGGCTCTCGTATTTTTACCAGGCTATTATCTCACGTAAGTTCTCTTCGCGGTTTTCACTGGAAATTGCACCTTCTTTTTTAAGGAATAATCTTCCCTTTCCATATATAGCAGGCAACGAAAGGAATATCTTTTCGTTATCGGCAGCTGGTCGCTTGAAAGTGACAAAGCGTATGGGTATTGTAGTTGACTATGCTCACCCTTTCTCTAAGTTCAGAAACGACAGTGAAGCTCCAAAGTTTTATGATCCTTCTGCTGCAGGCATTGAAATTGAAACTGGAGGGCATGTTTTTACGCTCAACTTCAGTAATGCACAGGCTATATCACCTATAAATTACCTTGCTGATACTGAATCCAAATGGACAGACGGCCAATATCGTATCGGATTTACTATTACACGTGTGTTTGATTTTAACCGCGGACATAAAAGTACATATAAGTAA
- a CDS encoding ubiquinol-cytochrome c reductase iron-sulfur subunit, with protein MERKEFLSTLGISLAAVCMGCSLASCGSSPAEEATPDPDGGDGPDGLLTVNLDAEMKNTGEFKTGNGIILVRIAQNNLPASFAALQIACTHQGTPVTYSNAQGKFICPNHGSEFSTTGAVLQGPATTPLKTYTVQITGSTLTVSS; from the coding sequence ATGGAAAGAAAAGAATTCTTGTCTACGTTGGGCATTAGCCTTGCAGCAGTATGTATGGGTTGTAGTCTGGCTTCCTGCGGAAGCAGCCCTGCCGAAGAAGCAACTCCTGACCCGGATGGCGGCGATGGCCCCGATGGGTTGTTGACCGTTAACCTTGATGCCGAAATGAAGAATACAGGTGAATTTAAAACTGGTAACGGTATAATCCTCGTCAGAATTGCACAAAATAATTTGCCTGCCTCTTTTGCTGCCTTACAAATAGCCTGCACGCACCAGGGGACGCCGGTGACTTACAGCAATGCACAGGGCAAATTTATTTGCCCGAACCATGGCAGTGAATTCAGTACCACAGGAGCGGTTTTACAGGGGCCGGCAACTACGCCCCTTAAAACTTATACAGTACAAATTACCGGTTCAACATTGACAGTATCTTCATAA
- the mscL gene encoding large-conductance mechanosensitive channel protein MscL translates to MGFVKEFKEFAMRGNVIDLAVGVIIGASFGKIVTSLVDDLIMPPIGFLTGGIDFSEKKWILKPADTANSVAEVSVKYGNFLNTLIQFLIIALCIFIIVKVINQLNRKKADSPAVPPAPTKQEVLLTEIRDLLKTK, encoded by the coding sequence ATGGGATTTGTAAAAGAATTTAAAGAGTTCGCAATGCGGGGCAATGTTATTGATCTCGCAGTTGGTGTAATTATCGGTGCCTCTTTTGGTAAAATAGTCACATCTCTGGTGGATGATCTGATTATGCCTCCTATAGGATTTCTTACCGGAGGGATTGATTTTTCTGAAAAAAAATGGATCTTGAAGCCGGCCGATACAGCTAATTCTGTGGCAGAGGTATCCGTAAAATACGGCAATTTCCTAAATACACTCATTCAGTTTCTTATCATTGCCCTTTGTATTTTTATTATTGTTAAGGTAATAAATCAATTGAATCGTAAGAAGGCTGATAGTCCTGCCGTTCCGCCTGCACCTACTAAACAGGAAGTGCTGCTCACAGAGATACGTGATCTCCTGAAAACGAAATAA
- a CDS encoding Gfo/Idh/MocA family protein, whose protein sequence is MKHILVYCLLSAVLVCRAQQPLRVGIAGLSHDHVHNAMNQYKRGEVIIVGIAEPDKRIAARFIKTYNLPESLFFKDLPALLRHTKPDAVLAYNSIADHLGVVETCAPQGVSVMVEKPLATTVKDAERIASLAARYNIHVLTNYETTWYNSNQQVNTLVQSGNISEIRKMIVHDGHNGPKEIGCSADFLSWLTDPIQNGGGAIRDFGCYGANLMTWIMKGQMPIAVTAITRQIKPSVYPEVDDDATILLEYPRATGIIEASWNWPFNIKDLEVFGTGGYLHALDNSNLYQRKKDITEKIEVKPAIYQDNLSYLADVLRGKVQPGDDLSSLSNNLIVVRILEAASRSAKEGKRIVF, encoded by the coding sequence ATGAAACATATTCTCGTTTATTGCTTATTATCAGCTGTTTTGGTTTGTCGGGCGCAGCAACCTTTAAGAGTTGGTATTGCAGGTTTAAGTCATGATCATGTGCATAATGCGATGAACCAGTATAAACGGGGAGAAGTGATTATTGTGGGCATCGCAGAACCAGATAAAAGAATAGCAGCCCGGTTTATTAAAACATACAACCTCCCCGAATCACTTTTTTTTAAAGATCTGCCTGCTCTTTTAAGGCACACTAAGCCCGACGCCGTTCTGGCATATAATTCTATTGCGGATCATTTAGGTGTGGTTGAAACTTGTGCCCCTCAGGGAGTTTCGGTTATGGTGGAGAAACCACTTGCTACTACAGTGAAAGATGCTGAACGAATAGCGAGCCTCGCCGCCAGATATAATATTCATGTGCTCACTAATTACGAAACAACCTGGTATAACTCGAATCAGCAGGTTAATACATTGGTGCAATCGGGTAATATTAGCGAGATACGGAAAATGATCGTGCACGATGGACATAATGGTCCAAAGGAAATAGGATGCAGCGCTGATTTCTTAAGCTGGCTTACCGACCCTATTCAGAATGGAGGAGGTGCGATCAGGGATTTTGGTTGTTATGGAGCAAATCTGATGACCTGGATAATGAAGGGACAAATGCCAATAGCAGTTACTGCTATTACCCGGCAAATCAAGCCTTCTGTTTATCCTGAGGTTGACGATGACGCTACTATCTTACTTGAATATCCGCGGGCGACAGGTATAATCGAAGCCTCGTGGAACTGGCCGTTTAATATTAAGGATCTTGAGGTTTTTGGTACAGGCGGATACCTTCATGCTCTGGACAATAGTAACTTATACCAGAGAAAGAAGGATATTACGGAAAAAATAGAGGTTAAACCTGCTATATACCAGGATAATCTTTCCTATTTAGCAGATGTGTTGAGAGGGAAGGTGCAGCCCGGCGATGATCTTTCATCATTGTCTAATAATTTGATTGTGGTTAGAATACTTGAGGCTGCCTCTCGTTCAGCAAAAGAAGGCAAGCGAATAGTGTTTTAA
- a CDS encoding PAS domain-containing sensor histidine kinase, translated as MDNIPESEDKVSSQSTEGRPKIDYNGILSSITEGIFALDQQGLCVYCNLASLRMLGYSSEKEFLGKKLHSLLHFAHPDGRSYPVDECKILHASTSGIHISVNDEVFWRADGIPIPVSYSCYPQLVDGKLTGTVITFSDLSEQKLQQKKLESSEAKYRNIFKNANTGIIYVNEYGYTVSANQSFLSLIQFSLAELQMMHYSEFTNKEDFETEVLLRREMKEGKREEYKIEKRYRRKDGRIIWVSSCVSAFREQLSHPLFYVAVVHDITDRKEYEQKLLNSNNTKDKFFSIIAHDLRNPVGSLKIMSDLLNQDLQKGNISGVTEIAGIMDKQIGNTLSLLNDLLEWSRAQTENIAFSPTPVNVRDIFSERSDFLMIQAGNKNITIEYDTDSDLMVYADRQMLNTIMRNLITNAIKFSYEKSIIFLHAEERVGWVLISITDRGIGIPKVLLEKLFLPDSKFSTYGTKNESGTGLGLLLCKEFVERHGGRIWAESEEGQGTKLLFTLPIYRKN; from the coding sequence ATGGATAATATACCAGAAAGTGAAGATAAGGTAAGTAGTCAGTCGACTGAGGGACGACCGAAAATTGATTATAACGGAATCCTAAGTTCGATTACAGAAGGTATTTTTGCTCTTGATCAGCAAGGGCTGTGTGTATACTGCAATTTAGCGAGTTTGAGAATGCTGGGATATAGTTCTGAGAAGGAGTTTCTCGGGAAGAAGCTTCATAGTTTGCTGCATTTCGCCCACCCTGATGGCCGCTCATACCCAGTAGATGAGTGTAAAATTCTACATGCATCCACTTCTGGAATTCATATTTCCGTAAACGATGAAGTGTTCTGGAGGGCTGATGGAATTCCAATACCCGTTAGTTACTCCTGTTATCCGCAGTTGGTGGACGGGAAGTTAACCGGCACAGTAATAACCTTTTCAGATCTCTCAGAACAAAAATTACAGCAGAAGAAACTTGAATCGAGCGAAGCCAAATATCGTAATATCTTTAAAAATGCGAACACCGGAATTATTTATGTTAATGAGTACGGATATACGGTTTCAGCCAACCAATCATTTTTGTCACTTATTCAATTTTCTCTGGCTGAACTTCAGATGATGCATTACTCTGAGTTTACCAACAAGGAAGACTTCGAAACAGAAGTGCTTTTGAGGAGAGAAATGAAAGAAGGGAAACGGGAAGAGTACAAAATTGAAAAGAGGTACCGTCGGAAGGATGGGAGGATAATCTGGGTGAGTTCCTGTGTTTCGGCCTTTCGTGAACAATTATCCCATCCTCTCTTCTATGTGGCTGTTGTTCATGATATTACAGATCGAAAGGAGTACGAGCAAAAACTGCTGAACAGTAACAATACAAAAGACAAGTTCTTCTCCATAATTGCACATGACCTGCGCAATCCCGTGGGGTCACTGAAGATAATGAGCGACCTCTTAAATCAGGATCTGCAAAAGGGTAATATCTCCGGTGTCACAGAAATAGCGGGGATTATGGACAAGCAGATTGGTAACACACTTAGTTTACTAAATGATCTGCTCGAGTGGAGCCGGGCGCAGACAGAAAACATTGCCTTTTCGCCGACGCCCGTTAATGTAAGAGACATATTTTCTGAACGCTCAGACTTCCTGATGATACAGGCTGGTAATAAAAACATTACTATTGAATATGACACAGATAGTGATCTGATGGTTTATGCCGACCGGCAAATGTTAAATACAATCATGCGCAACCTAATCACAAATGCTATTAAGTTTAGCTACGAAAAGAGCATTATTTTTCTTCATGCTGAAGAAAGAGTAGGGTGGGTCTTGATTTCAATCACAGATCGTGGCATTGGGATACCGAAAGTACTTCTTGAAAAATTATTCCTTCCTGATTCTAAATTTAGCACTTACGGAACTAAAAATGAAAGTGGCACAGGCTTAGGGTTGTTGCTGTGTAAAGAGTTTGTAGAACGGCACGGTGGCAGGATATGGGCTGAGAGCGAAGAAGGACAAGGAACGAAATTACTGTTTACGCTACCAATATATCGCAAGAACTGA
- a CDS encoding OmpA/MotB family protein, with translation MNFRISILALVAVAVMSQSCVTTKKYDALQTKYNKLDSNTRDLRRQYLLTERNLAVSTNRVSSLEDQIASEKANVKSLQDALDKCLNSSNQGSVNISKLVDEINSSNKYIQQLVNAKNKSDSLNMVLTNNLTRSLSQQEMRDVNVQVLKGVVYISLSDNMLYKSGSYEISEKAGETLSKISKIIKDYKDYDVLIEGNTDNVPISQKNIRNNWDLSALRASSVVQALQNTYGVEPKRLTAGGRGEYNPIASNNTEEGKAKNRRTQIIITPKLDQFMELIDKAPENPQE, from the coding sequence ATGAATTTTCGAATATCAATATTGGCACTTGTCGCTGTAGCAGTGATGAGCCAAAGTTGTGTTACTACAAAAAAATATGATGCGCTTCAAACCAAGTACAACAAACTTGACAGTAACACCCGCGACCTTCGCCGGCAATATCTGCTGACCGAGAGAAACCTTGCTGTTTCTACCAACAGGGTCTCAAGCCTAGAAGATCAGATTGCTTCAGAAAAAGCAAATGTAAAGTCGCTGCAGGATGCGCTCGACAAATGTTTGAATTCTTCAAATCAGGGAAGCGTAAATATTTCAAAACTTGTTGATGAGATAAACAGCTCCAATAAGTATATTCAACAGCTTGTAAATGCGAAGAATAAAAGTGATTCGCTTAATATGGTGTTAACCAATAACCTAACTCGTTCATTGAGTCAGCAGGAAATGCGTGACGTTAATGTGCAGGTATTAAAGGGTGTAGTTTATATCTCGCTTTCAGATAATATGCTCTACAAATCGGGCAGCTATGAAATTTCGGAAAAAGCCGGAGAAACGCTCAGCAAAATATCGAAGATCATCAAAGATTATAAGGATTATGATGTTTTGATCGAAGGTAATACTGATAACGTGCCTATTTCTCAAAAAAATATCCGGAATAACTGGGACTTAAGTGCTTTACGTGCTTCATCTGTTGTTCAGGCCCTCCAGAATACTTACGGTGTTGAACCGAAGCGTTTAACTGCCGGGGGACGAGGTGAATACAACCCCATCGCAAGTAACAATACCGAGGAGGGGAAAGCTAAAAACAGGCGTACTCAGATTATTATCACACCAAAGCTGGATCAGTTTATGGAACTGATAGACAAAGCACCTGAAAATCCACAGGAATAA
- a CDS encoding VOC family protein has product MNNSIYPCLCIKGMIQEAAAYYVGCFGNGKIIQEMPFVIQIDLSGQKFMLLNDGPAASPNPSISFMVTSENAEETEHYWNKLITEGIPLMPLDSYDWSPKYGWLQDKYGVSWQLYTTQDKSDTPQKFCPTLMFTGTNAGKAAQAIQFYTDLFPESSIHGILNYSQKDGERPEFVKHAQFKIKDFSVMAMDSSADHGFGFNDAISMVVECDSQNEIDRYWEKLTADGGKEVACGWLTDKYGISWQIIPKALPGLIKDPERAQRVMGALMQMKKLVIADLENA; this is encoded by the coding sequence ATGAATAATTCGATATATCCATGTCTTTGCATCAAAGGCATGATCCAGGAGGCCGCTGCTTATTATGTCGGCTGCTTCGGCAACGGAAAGATTATACAGGAAATGCCCTTTGTTATCCAGATTGACCTGAGCGGGCAAAAATTCATGCTCCTCAATGATGGCCCGGCGGCATCGCCTAATCCATCTATTTCATTCATGGTGACATCTGAAAATGCTGAAGAAACAGAGCATTACTGGAACAAGCTGATCACAGAAGGAATTCCTTTAATGCCGTTGGATAGCTACGACTGGAGCCCGAAGTATGGATGGCTGCAGGATAAATACGGTGTCTCCTGGCAATTATATACAACCCAGGATAAAAGCGATACGCCGCAGAAATTTTGCCCGACACTGATGTTTACAGGCACAAACGCTGGTAAAGCCGCCCAGGCTATTCAATTTTACACCGATCTATTTCCAGAGTCCAGCATTCATGGCATATTAAACTATAGTCAGAAGGACGGCGAGAGACCAGAATTTGTTAAACATGCTCAGTTTAAAATAAAGGACTTCAGCGTAATGGCCATGGATAGCTCGGCAGACCACGGTTTCGGATTCAATGATGCAATTTCTATGGTGGTAGAGTGTGATAGTCAAAATGAAATCGACCGTTACTGGGAAAAACTCACAGCCGACGGAGGAAAAGAAGTTGCCTGCGGATGGTTGACTGATAAATATGGTATAAGCTGGCAAATAATACCCAAGGCATTGCCGGGGCTAATTAAAGATCCTGAAAGGGCTCAGCGGGTAATGGGAGCGTTAATGCAAATGAAAAAATTAGTTATCGCCGACCTGGAAAATGCATAA
- a CDS encoding SRPBCC family protein yields METTSKTIITIETTINAPVEKVWNTWTNTDAITKWNSASPDWHTPKAEHDLRPGGTFNYRMEAKDGSFGFDFEGVFNIVKPNEYLEYTLGDDRKVKIFFTSKGDETHVVESFEAEDMNPVEMQREGWQAILNNLKNYIEMQNNLVELHFEININAPTLKVFDTMLNREQYSVWTAPFCPTSYFDGSWEKGSKILFIGTDEKGEKGGMVAHIAENIPGKFISIKYDGLLKGDEEVTEGPEVESWAGAYENYTFTEENGGTLLSVDVTGTKEYQDFFTTAWPQALNKLKEICEL; encoded by the coding sequence ATGGAAACAACAAGCAAAACCATCATTACAATTGAAACGACAATTAACGCGCCTGTAGAGAAAGTTTGGAACACCTGGACGAACACCGATGCCATTACCAAATGGAACAGTGCATCGCCTGACTGGCATACGCCGAAAGCTGAACATGACCTACGGCCAGGAGGAACATTCAACTACCGTATGGAGGCCAAAGATGGAAGCTTCGGGTTCGATTTCGAGGGTGTATTCAACATTGTAAAGCCCAACGAATACCTTGAATATACTCTTGGCGATGACCGCAAAGTAAAGATATTCTTTACCTCAAAAGGAGATGAGACCCATGTTGTGGAATCCTTCGAAGCAGAGGACATGAACCCGGTAGAAATGCAGCGCGAAGGCTGGCAAGCAATACTGAATAACTTAAAAAACTATATTGAAATGCAAAACAACCTCGTAGAACTCCATTTTGAGATCAATATTAATGCGCCAACGCTAAAAGTATTTGATACTATGCTCAACAGAGAGCAGTACAGCGTTTGGACAGCACCTTTCTGTCCAACTTCATACTTTGATGGGTCCTGGGAGAAGGGATCAAAAATCCTGTTCATTGGCACCGACGAAAAAGGGGAGAAAGGTGGTATGGTGGCACACATAGCAGAGAATATACCGGGAAAATTTATTTCGATTAAATATGATGGGTTATTAAAAGGCGACGAGGAAGTAACGGAAGGACCAGAAGTTGAAAGCTGGGCCGGCGCATATGAGAATTACACCTTTACCGAGGAAAACGGAGGTACATTGTTATCCGTCGATGTCACGGGGACAAAAGAATATCAGGACTTCTTTACGACCGCATGGCCACAGGCGCTGAATAAACTAAAAGAAATCTGCGAACTCTAG